In a single window of the Olivibacter sp. SDN3 genome:
- a CDS encoding GIY-YIG nuclease family protein, whose amino-acid sequence MKLFVYILTDCNRKCLHVGLTDDLLKTVSFYKTHKQLFFDAASQVSRLVYFEEFRSEELGIERFNNLSIFTRSQKERLIRSYNKDWIDLSLKLAGEQQIVAKSNDMYYMKQTNQAYIA is encoded by the coding sequence ATGAAGTTATTTGTGTACATATTAACAGATTGTAATCGTAAATGTTTACATGTAGGTCTGACGGATGATCTTTTAAAGACAGTTTCTTTTTATAAGACACATAAGCAGTTGTTTTTCGATGCTGCTTCTCAAGTATCTAGATTAGTATATTTTGAAGAATTTAGATCGGAAGAACTTGGTATTGAGCGGTTTAATAACCTAAGTATCTTTACGCGGTCGCAGAAAGAACGTCTGATTCGATCTTACAATAAAGATTGGATAGATTTAAGCTTAAAGCTAGCGGGGGAACAACAAATAGTGGCTAAAAGCAATGATATGTATTACATGAAGCAAACTAACCAGGCTTATATTGCTTGA
- a CDS encoding response regulator transcription factor, whose product MSSTKYKILVVDDEPDILELIEYNLKREGYTVVTASNGQEAVSTARKINPDLIILDIMMPKMDGIEACRIMRSMPEFKNTFMVFLTARSEEYSEIAGFNVGADDYIAKPIKPRALISRINAILRRNSKGEEVLDNKVEIADLVIDRETFLVYKNDEKIVLAKKEFELLYLLASRPGKVYTRETILKSIWEDSVVVTNRTIDVHIRKLREKIGDNYVSTVKGVGYKFEAS is encoded by the coding sequence ATGAGCAGTACTAAATACAAGATATTAGTTGTTGATGATGAGCCCGATATACTTGAACTCATCGAGTATAACTTGAAAAGAGAAGGTTATACCGTAGTTACAGCTTCTAACGGTCAGGAAGCAGTTTCAACCGCACGAAAGATAAACCCTGATCTGATTATCTTAGATATCATGATGCCAAAAATGGATGGGATAGAAGCCTGTAGAATTATGAGAAGTATGCCGGAATTTAAAAACACTTTTATGGTATTTTTAACTGCTAGAAGTGAGGAATATTCTGAAATTGCTGGATTCAATGTTGGAGCAGATGATTATATTGCCAAACCTATTAAGCCAAGAGCTTTAATTAGCCGTATTAATGCCATATTAAGAAGGAATAGTAAAGGCGAAGAAGTGTTGGATAATAAGGTTGAAATAGCTGATCTTGTAATAGACCGAGAAACTTTTTTGGTATATAAAAATGATGAGAAGATTGTGCTAGCTAAAAAGGAGTTCGAGTTATTATATCTTTTGGCATCCAGACCGGGAAAAGTGTATACCAGAGAGACGATCCTGAAAAGTATCTGGGAAGACTCAGTGGTAGTTACCAACCGGACAATTGATGTGCATATACGTAAGCTACGAGAAAAAATCGGCGACAATTATGTATCTACCGTAAAGGGTGTAGGATATAAGTTTGAAGCTTCTTAG
- a CDS encoding 3-hydroxyacyl-CoA dehydrogenase family protein, translated as MHRITVIGSGTMGNGIAHSFAQHGYQVSLMDIDKNSLDRALQAIEKNLTRQVNKQILSEDEKTLALQNITTFTSLELAVKDADLAIEAVSENTDIKLGIFRELDNLCPADTILATNTSSIPITQIAANTSRPEKVVGMHFMNPVPVMKLVEVIRGYDTDEHVTESIVSIAKSLSKTPVIVNDYPGFVANRILMPMINEAIYSLYEGVAGVEEIDTVMKLGMAHPMGPLQLADFIGLDICLAILKVLHDGLGNPKYAPCPLLVNMVHAKHLGVKSGMGFYQYPAKSKDIQVAKQFSRKLV; from the coding sequence ATGCACCGTATTACAGTAATTGGTTCTGGCACAATGGGTAATGGCATAGCCCACTCATTTGCTCAACATGGCTATCAAGTTTCCTTAATGGACATCGATAAAAATTCGCTGGACAGGGCGTTACAGGCGATAGAGAAAAACTTAACTAGACAAGTAAACAAGCAAATACTTAGTGAGGATGAAAAAACGCTGGCATTGCAGAATATAACAACCTTTACTTCGCTGGAGTTGGCAGTTAAGGATGCAGATCTGGCCATAGAGGCTGTTTCTGAAAATACGGATATAAAATTAGGAATTTTTAGAGAACTGGATAACTTATGCCCAGCAGATACCATACTTGCCACTAACACTTCATCTATACCTATTACGCAAATAGCAGCAAACACATCAAGGCCAGAAAAGGTGGTTGGTATGCATTTCATGAACCCCGTACCTGTCATGAAACTAGTAGAAGTTATACGGGGCTATGATACGGATGAGCATGTGACCGAAAGTATTGTAAGCATAGCAAAAAGCTTAAGTAAAACGCCTGTTATTGTAAATGATTATCCAGGTTTTGTTGCTAACCGTATCCTTATGCCCATGATTAATGAGGCTATTTATAGTTTATATGAAGGCGTTGCAGGTGTAGAAGAAATAGATACTGTAATGAAACTTGGTATGGCTCATCCCATGGGACCTTTGCAACTAGCTGATTTCATTGGTTTGGATATCTGTTTAGCAATCCTTAAAGTTTTACACGATGGCTTAGGCAATCCTAAGTATGCCCCTTGTCCGTTGCTGGTCAATATGGTGCATGCCAAACATCTAGGAGTAAAATCTGGAATGGGTTTTTATCAATATCCAGCAAAAAGTAAAGATATACAGGTTGCTAAACAGTTTTCTCGTAAGCTCGTATAA
- a CDS encoding ferritin-like domain-containing protein, with protein sequence MNVFKVIKDIENADLEIYERLNPRRMVIRTISSFGSKIALSSLPFVVSGLLRKAYGQELPQKIVDVLNFALTLEYLEAEFYTKALAANGLITNTTAKDAITVIRDHENQHVDFLKSALGAKAVAKPKFDFTASGTFSDVFSNYDTFLAIANALEDTGVRAYKGQAGELMENDNILRYALNIHSVEARHAAHIRQMRRARGGVAANLKPWITGSNDTGISAVDPIYANEDNKIQADIDITTLNGINGKISTGAATESFDEPLSKDAVLEIAQLFIVS encoded by the coding sequence ATGAATGTATTTAAAGTTATCAAAGATATAGAAAACGCAGATTTGGAAATTTATGAAAGATTGAATCCACGTAGAATGGTGATCCGGACTATTTCATCATTTGGTTCCAAAATAGCATTATCAAGTTTACCATTTGTGGTATCAGGACTGCTTAGAAAAGCTTATGGTCAAGAGTTGCCTCAAAAAATTGTAGACGTGCTGAATTTCGCGTTAACATTAGAATACCTTGAAGCTGAGTTCTACACAAAGGCTTTGGCAGCGAATGGTCTGATTACGAATACCACTGCTAAGGATGCAATAACGGTTATACGAGATCACGAAAACCAGCATGTAGACTTCTTAAAATCGGCATTGGGAGCTAAGGCTGTGGCCAAGCCGAAATTTGATTTTACCGCAAGTGGTACATTTTCAGATGTTTTTTCCAATTACGACACTTTTTTAGCTATTGCTAATGCACTTGAGGATACTGGTGTTAGAGCCTATAAAGGGCAGGCGGGAGAACTGATGGAAAATGATAATATATTACGTTATGCATTGAATATCCATAGTGTTGAAGCCAGACATGCCGCTCATATCCGGCAAATGCGTAGAGCAAGAGGTGGAGTAGCCGCGAACTTAAAACCATGGATAACTGGATCAAATGATACGGGAATCAGTGCGGTTGATCCTATATATGCAAATGAGGATAATAAAATCCAAGCTGACATAGATATTACCACATTAAATGGGATAAATGGAAAAATCAGTACAGGTGCAGCGACAGAATCATTTGATGAACCATTGTCAAAAGATGCCGTACTTGAAATTGCTCAGTTATTTATTGTCAGTTAA
- a CDS encoding TlpA disulfide reductase family protein has product MKKIIFTVSIMIFFACSNDDQFVLDGELVNSGDVKKIFLYEGGNVVDSAFLDENNKFRFRRTAPMPQFYDLKIGNNHYFFVLSNGEKVGFKANLEDPDGKYDISGSEISSKIKAFSEINMHYANISKKIEGEFQMRLGAEPDKEKEIREELLNKYKTNLTEFSQDVLAFSQRNIDNLAGFYAISSLDPVEYEQEMMAYADSIKNKFPQNAAVRDFVTHMAELKPLSIGNRAPDFELMNEKGKNVKLSDFRGQYTLVDFWASWCVPCREENPNIVSQYNIFKDRNFTVLGVSLDNNQAAWVKAIKDDKLTWIHVSDLQAWNSKAAELYKVSSIPASFLLDPEGVIIAKNLRGIALAEFLQKTL; this is encoded by the coding sequence ATGAAAAAAATAATATTTACAGTAAGCATCATGATCTTTTTTGCTTGTAGCAATGACGATCAGTTTGTGTTGGATGGAGAATTGGTCAATAGTGGAGATGTTAAGAAGATTTTTCTCTACGAAGGCGGAAACGTGGTGGACTCGGCCTTTCTAGATGAAAACAATAAGTTCCGATTTCGGAGAACAGCGCCAATGCCTCAATTTTACGATTTAAAAATAGGGAACAACCATTATTTTTTTGTACTTAGCAATGGTGAAAAGGTTGGATTCAAGGCTAATCTCGAGGACCCTGATGGGAAATATGATATAAGTGGCTCAGAAATATCCAGTAAAATTAAAGCATTTAGTGAGATTAACATGCATTATGCTAATATATCAAAAAAGATTGAAGGGGAATTTCAGATGAGATTGGGAGCAGAACCGGATAAAGAAAAAGAAATAAGAGAAGAGTTGTTAAATAAATATAAAACCAATTTGACTGAGTTCTCCCAAGATGTATTGGCTTTCTCACAGAGAAATATCGACAACTTAGCGGGCTTTTATGCAATAAGTTCACTCGACCCTGTTGAATATGAACAGGAAATGATGGCTTATGCAGATTCGATCAAGAATAAGTTTCCCCAAAATGCTGCGGTACGAGATTTTGTCACACATATGGCAGAACTTAAACCATTGAGTATTGGTAATAGGGCCCCAGATTTCGAATTAATGAATGAGAAGGGAAAAAATGTGAAGCTTTCTGACTTCAGAGGTCAGTATACTTTGGTAGATTTTTGGGCATCGTGGTGCGTCCCTTGTAGAGAGGAGAATCCCAATATTGTTAGTCAATATAATATTTTTAAAGATAGAAATTTCACCGTTTTAGGGGTGTCGCTTGATAATAATCAAGCAGCTTGGGTGAAAGCCATCAAAGATGATAAGCTAACTTGGATCCATGTTTCTGATTTGCAAGCATGGAATAGTAAAGCTGCTGAGCTCTATAAAGTATCAAGCATACCGGCATCTTTTCTGCTCGACCCAGAAGGTGTTATTATTGCAAAGAACTTAAGAGGTATAGCGTTAGCAGAATTTCTTCAAAAAACCTTGTAA
- a CDS encoding LexA family transcriptional regulator, with protein MSNIAVNLKYLRKKKGHTQQQFADLMNIKRSLVGAYEEDRAEPKYELLKKFALHYDLTMDELVNDKIDDKWKPTAKGGISNLRVLSITVDGDDRENIELVPVKASAGYLNGYADPDYISELPKFRLPMFNQGTYRAFEIKGDSMLPLQPGTIIISEYVENWFDIKPSLTYIIISKSEGVVYKRIAHKFKEDKGLKLLSDNKTYDPYWIDTADILEIWKAKAFISTNLPEPTPEPTLETLTSMMAQMQKTISGIKTE; from the coding sequence ATGAGTAACATTGCAGTTAATCTGAAATATCTTCGTAAAAAAAAAGGTCATACACAGCAGCAGTTTGCGGATTTAATGAATATTAAACGTTCTTTAGTGGGTGCTTATGAAGAGGATCGGGCGGAACCTAAATATGAATTACTAAAAAAATTCGCATTGCATTATGACCTTACCATGGACGAATTGGTAAACGATAAAATCGATGACAAATGGAAACCTACGGCAAAAGGGGGCATTTCTAATCTTCGCGTCCTCAGTATTACCGTCGACGGAGATGATAGGGAGAATATAGAACTTGTACCTGTTAAAGCAAGCGCTGGCTATCTAAACGGCTATGCCGATCCTGACTACATAAGTGAACTCCCTAAATTTAGATTACCTATGTTTAATCAAGGAACTTATAGAGCGTTTGAAATAAAAGGTGATTCTATGCTACCCCTTCAACCTGGCACTATTATTATCAGTGAATACGTAGAAAATTGGTTTGACATTAAACCCTCACTAACTTACATTATCATTTCTAAATCTGAAGGGGTTGTTTATAAACGTATTGCCCATAAATTTAAGGAAGACAAAGGTTTGAAATTGCTTTCAGATAATAAAACCTACGATCCTTATTGGATAGACACAGCGGACATTTTGGAGATATGGAAAGCAAAAGCTTTTATAAGCACTAACCTTCCGGAACCAACACCTGAGCCTACGTTAGAAACGCTTACCAGTATGATGGCACAGATGCAGAAAACCATTAGCGGAATCAAAACCGAATAA
- a CDS encoding ferritin-like domain-containing protein has protein sequence MKNLKMNNEDHQPREDSLSHTNLKRRSFLKFTGATLATSALLATACNKNKDGFPDMEDGVYMGKGDVAILNYAYILEQLEAAFYTKIAESPYGEISDLENSLLVDIRDHEIAHREFFKLALGDNAIPDIEVDFSSINFSNRDNVLAAAKAFEDLGVSAYNGAGQLIQQPEYLLLAGKIASVEARHAALIRDLVRNGTFADDEVVDANGLEISKSPSDVLTAAAPFIKTKINARDLPTY, from the coding sequence ATGAAAAATTTGAAAATGAATAATGAAGATCACCAGCCTAGGGAAGATAGTCTTTCTCATACAAATTTAAAGAGGCGGTCATTTTTAAAGTTTACCGGTGCAACACTTGCCACCTCTGCCTTGTTGGCAACTGCGTGCAATAAAAATAAAGATGGTTTTCCTGATATGGAAGATGGTGTTTATATGGGAAAAGGAGACGTAGCAATTCTGAATTACGCCTACATTCTAGAACAGCTCGAAGCTGCTTTTTACACAAAGATAGCAGAATCGCCGTATGGGGAGATTTCAGATCTGGAGAATTCTCTACTAGTAGATATCAGGGATCACGAGATTGCTCATCGAGAGTTTTTTAAGCTAGCATTAGGCGATAACGCGATACCGGATATCGAGGTTGATTTCTCATCCATTAATTTTAGCAATCGGGATAATGTATTAGCTGCCGCTAAAGCATTCGAAGATTTAGGTGTTTCTGCGTATAACGGCGCGGGACAATTGATTCAACAGCCGGAATACCTTCTGCTTGCCGGGAAAATTGCATCAGTGGAAGCACGTCATGCAGCACTAATTCGTGATCTAGTACGGAATGGCACCTTTGCAGACGATGAGGTCGTAGATGCCAATGGATTGGAAATATCCAAAAGTCCAAGCGATGTATTGACAGCAGCTGCACCGTTTATCAAAACGAAAATTAACGCTAGAGATTTACCCACTTATTAA
- a CDS encoding basic secretory protein-like protein — protein sequence MRYKTLDFRVKETPHFDFYTYLENDSLFNRFVQESELWYELHQQVFRDTFLRKNPLILYNNHPDFQQTTAIGGQISVGTGGVTEGLKNRVVMPIMQINNQTRHVLGHELVHAFQYHSLIEGDSTRLENIGNLPLWMVEGMAEYLSIGKKDAFTAMWMRDAYLNKDIPSLRDLTESGRYFPYRYGQAFWAYIGSTYGDTVIVPFFKNTAKYGYQMAIKHTFGYDERTLSNLWRTNLENAYKPLLLDTAQIPKGKMIIDNRNGGNMNVSPAISPDGKFVAFLSEKDLFSIDLFLADAQTGKVIRKLTSRQNNSHIDEFSYIESAGTFSSDSKKFAFSIFSGGRTKLMIVDVSSGKTLAVESMGDVAEFSNITWSPNGENVAFSGLSNGQSDIYMFNLSTKELTQLTDDLYSDYHPSFSRDGKKIVFSTDRISLKSNYEGVDIPMGLAIMDIETRQIREIDIFPGANNLNPQFSSDDSQLYFLSNSDGFRNLYRYTFVDQKIERMTDYFTGISGITEYSPALSVSASDDILYSYYRAQKYTIYNAKPTDFAPVEVSRTDVNFDAAMLPPPQSLGVDIVNSNLNNYNIFRRISSSLIKPIAYKPKFQLDYLQGSGVGVAVGSRYGAGLASGIQGIFSDILGRNQLFAGLAINGEIYDFGGQFAYINQKSRINWGVSVSHIPFMSGLMSYGTREIDGNTYFTENTDIIRTFQSQVDAFAAYPFSRVARFEIGGALARYSYRVDRFSNYYNTIGQFVGSDRRRISNEEASQSYGGNFDSFTLQQINAAFVGDNSFFGVAAPLSGYRYRISAEKYFGDFDFTAYTVDLRKYHRIKPVSLAARAYTYMRVGNGEDRLYPLYIGYPFLIRGYESASFYNNNNNRTGGYNLNQLMGSRIAVVNLEARLPFTGPEKLAAFKSGLLFSDLNVFFDMGLAWSGGDKITFKREPDVIDRIQNPDGSYIDVYERVPAMSAGVSLRVNIFGYFVLEPYYAIPFNRRDLSFGTFGLNFAPGW from the coding sequence ATGCGGTACAAAACACTGGATTTTAGGGTAAAGGAAACACCACACTTCGATTTCTACACCTATTTAGAAAATGATAGTTTATTTAATCGATTTGTTCAAGAAAGCGAGTTATGGTATGAGTTGCATCAACAAGTATTTAGAGATACGTTTCTGCGAAAAAACCCATTAATACTTTATAACAATCACCCTGATTTTCAACAAACTACTGCTATAGGAGGGCAAATAAGTGTGGGAACCGGCGGCGTAACAGAAGGGCTTAAAAACAGGGTTGTCATGCCCATCATGCAAATTAATAATCAAACACGTCATGTACTAGGCCATGAGCTTGTACATGCCTTTCAATATCACAGCTTAATTGAAGGCGATTCCACGAGGCTTGAAAACATAGGGAACCTTCCCTTGTGGATGGTAGAAGGAATGGCTGAATATCTATCCATAGGCAAGAAGGACGCATTCACAGCTATGTGGATGCGTGACGCCTACTTAAATAAGGATATACCCAGCCTGCGAGACCTTACTGAGAGCGGTAGGTATTTCCCATATCGATATGGACAAGCCTTTTGGGCATACATAGGTTCCACTTATGGAGATACCGTGATCGTTCCTTTTTTTAAGAATACAGCCAAGTATGGTTATCAAATGGCTATTAAACACACTTTCGGATACGATGAGCGTACATTATCCAATTTGTGGCGAACAAATCTCGAAAATGCCTATAAGCCCCTGTTGTTAGACACCGCACAAATACCCAAGGGAAAAATGATAATAGATAACAGAAACGGTGGTAACATGAACGTTTCTCCTGCAATATCTCCCGATGGTAAATTCGTTGCTTTCTTATCAGAAAAAGATCTTTTTAGTATCGACCTGTTTCTGGCAGATGCTCAAACTGGAAAAGTCATACGAAAGCTCACCAGTAGGCAAAACAACTCCCATATTGATGAATTCAGTTATATAGAAAGTGCAGGTACCTTTTCCAGTGACAGCAAAAAATTCGCCTTCAGTATTTTCAGTGGCGGACGAACAAAATTAATGATTGTTGACGTTAGCAGCGGAAAAACTTTGGCTGTTGAAAGTATGGGCGACGTGGCTGAATTTTCCAACATCACTTGGTCGCCGAACGGAGAAAATGTTGCTTTTTCGGGTTTAAGTAATGGGCAAAGCGACATATATATGTTCAATCTGTCAACGAAAGAACTCACGCAGCTTACCGATGATCTTTATTCAGATTATCACCCCAGCTTCTCCAGGGATGGAAAAAAAATCGTCTTTAGTACCGACCGAATAAGTTTGAAAAGCAATTATGAAGGCGTTGATATCCCTATGGGATTAGCAATCATGGATATTGAAACCAGACAAATTCGAGAGATAGATATATTTCCTGGTGCAAATAATTTAAATCCTCAATTTTCATCCGACGATAGTCAACTTTATTTTTTGTCTAATAGTGATGGATTTAGAAATCTGTATCGTTATACTTTTGTCGACCAAAAGATAGAACGAATGACAGATTACTTCACTGGCATCAGTGGTATAACAGAATATTCACCGGCGCTGAGTGTATCGGCAAGTGATGATATCTTGTATTCTTATTATAGGGCACAGAAATATACCATTTATAATGCTAAACCCACAGACTTTGCGCCAGTGGAGGTTTCAAGAACTGATGTGAATTTTGATGCTGCTATGCTTCCACCCCCCCAATCTCTAGGTGTAGATATCGTCAATAGCAATCTCAATAATTATAATATTTTCAGAAGAATAAGTAGTTCGCTGATAAAACCCATTGCCTATAAACCAAAATTTCAGTTAGATTATCTGCAGGGCAGTGGTGTAGGCGTTGCTGTGGGTAGCAGATACGGAGCAGGTTTGGCAAGTGGTATACAGGGAATTTTCTCCGATATCTTGGGAAGAAATCAATTATTTGCAGGCTTGGCCATTAACGGTGAAATATACGACTTCGGTGGACAATTTGCTTATATTAACCAGAAGAGTCGAATCAATTGGGGGGTATCTGTATCCCATATACCATTTATGTCGGGGTTGATGAGTTACGGCACACGTGAAATTGATGGCAATACCTACTTCACCGAAAACACCGATATTATTCGTACTTTTCAATCGCAGGTAGATGCTTTTGCAGCCTACCCATTCTCCAGAGTGGCACGCTTTGAAATAGGTGGAGCGTTAGCTCGATACAGTTATCGAGTAGATCGGTTTTCCAACTATTACAATACCATTGGGCAGTTTGTAGGAAGTGACAGAAGGCGGATTTCTAATGAAGAGGCCAGTCAAAGTTATGGTGGAAATTTCGATTCATTTACTTTACAACAAATAAATGCCGCTTTTGTAGGTGATAACTCTTTCTTTGGAGTAGCGGCTCCACTGAGTGGTTATCGTTATCGAATATCTGCAGAAAAATATTTTGGAGACTTTGATTTTACTGCTTATACGGTTGATTTACGTAAGTATCATCGAATAAAACCAGTTTCTCTGGCAGCGCGGGCATATACCTACATGCGTGTTGGAAATGGCGAAGATCGGCTTTACCCCTTATATATTGGTTATCCTTTCTTAATCAGAGGATATGAATCAGCTTCTTTTTATAATAATAATAACAACAGAACGGGAGGGTATAACTTAAACCAATTAATGGGATCAAGAATTGCGGTGGTTAATCTAGAAGCCAGGTTACCATTTACAGGTCCGGAAAAATTAGCTGCGTTTAAATCAGGTTTACTATTTTCCGATTTAAATGTCTTTTTCGATATGGGATTAGCTTGGAGTGGAGGTGACAAAATTACTTTTAAACGTGAACCTGACGTTATTGACAGAATCCAAAATCCAGATGGCTCCTACATTGATGTATACGAACGCGTACCGGCGATGAGTGCAGGCGTCTCATTAAGAGTAAATATTTTTGGATACTTTGTTCTCGAGCCTTATTATGCAATTCCATTTAACCGGAGAGACCTAAGTTTTGGTACATTCGGTTTGAACTTCGCACCTGGTTGGTAG
- a CDS encoding RluA family pseudouridine synthase yields the protein MDVRGRNFKFPKFKDIIIYEDQDLIAVNKPPFISSLDEREGGEVNILRMAKQYHTDAQICHRIDKETSGVLLIAKNPASYRSVSIEFEKRRVKKVYHAIIDGHHVFEDMKVDLPILNMGNRNVAIDRVNGKNAETWFKSLRYFKNYTLVECRPVTGRMHQIRIHLATQHASIVGDGLYKGKPVYLSHIKRGYILGKEQEELPIMKRFALHAKELQLNIHGKKYIIEAPYPKDFSTLLKQLERFNT from the coding sequence ATGGACGTAAGAGGAAGAAACTTTAAATTCCCTAAGTTTAAAGACATTATTATATACGAAGATCAAGATCTTATAGCAGTAAATAAACCGCCCTTCATTTCATCATTGGATGAGCGCGAAGGAGGGGAGGTTAATATACTAAGGATGGCAAAACAGTACCATACTGATGCGCAAATATGCCACCGGATAGACAAGGAAACCTCTGGGGTTCTGTTAATCGCGAAAAATCCCGCAAGTTACCGTTCGGTTTCTATTGAGTTTGAGAAACGTAGAGTTAAGAAAGTTTATCATGCTATAATAGATGGACACCATGTCTTTGAAGATATGAAGGTCGATTTACCTATATTGAACATGGGGAATAGAAACGTTGCAATAGACCGTGTTAATGGAAAGAATGCTGAAACATGGTTTAAGTCACTACGATATTTTAAAAACTACACCTTAGTAGAGTGTAGGCCCGTAACAGGGCGAATGCACCAGATACGAATCCACTTAGCAACACAGCACGCCTCAATAGTTGGGGATGGTCTTTATAAAGGTAAGCCTGTTTACCTGTCCCATATTAAAAGAGGATATATTTTGGGTAAAGAACAGGAAGAATTACCCATCATGAAACGTTTTGCCTTACATGCGAAAGAGTTGCAACTAAATATCCATGGTAAAAAATATATAATTGAGGCACCTTACCCTAAAGACTTTTCCACATTATTGAAACAGTTAGAGCGATTCAATACATAA